ACCTGCAGAGCGTGCGCGGCTACAGCGCGCTGCAGTCCGGGCTGCTCATCCTGCCGCTCGCCGTCGCCCAGATGGTGTTCGCGCCCCGGGCGCGGCTCGTCGTGGACCGCTTCGGCGCGAAGGCCGTGTGCACCGCCGGCATGCTGCTCGTCGCCGCGGGCCTCGCCGCCTTCGCCCTCTTCGACGCCTCGACGCCGATCTGGGCGATGGAGGTCGTCTTCTTCCTCCAGGGCGCCGGAATGGCACACATCATGCCGCCGGTCACGGTCGCGATCATGCAGGCGCTGCCCCGCGAGAAGGCGGGCTCGGGCTCGGCCGTCAACAACACCTTCCGGCAGGTCGGCGGCGCCATGGGCGTGGCCGTCCTCGGCTCGGTGCTCTCCTCCCAGTACCGCGGCGAGATCGAGGGACACCTCGGCGGCGTCCCGGCAGCCCTGCGCGACACGGCGGGCGAGTCCATCGAGGCGACGCTCGCGGTCGCGGAGAAGCTCGGCCCGGCCGGCCGGAACCTCGTGGCCCCCGCGTACGACGCCTTCCTCGACGCCATGCACGTCACGGCGATCGCCTCGGCGGTGATCGCCCTCGTCGGCGCGGCCGTGGTGGCTGCCTTCCTCCCGGGCCGTACGCCGCGGGGCGCCGCGCCGGACGGCGCGGCGCCGGGAGCGGCCCCGGGCACGGCTCCGGCCCCGGACGGTGCGGCCGCTCCGGACGGCGGCGCCCGGCGGGCCTCCGTACCCGCGCCCGGCGCCGAGGCGGGAGAATCGGCCCGTCGATAGACCGACAGGCCGACAGACCGACAGGCCCGGAGGTCTGCGAGCCCACAGACCGACGGACGGTCACCGGAGGAGAGGCGGAGCGCACGTGTCGCTGCAGGACGGCGGGACCCCGGAACCCCACGACGACGGGCCGCGCCCCGTGGACTGCGGAGGCCCGGGCCCCGAGGCGGGGCCCGCCCGGCGCGGCCGGCCGCGGAGCGAGGCCGCCGAGCAGGCGATCTTCGACGCGGCCATCGCGCTCCTGGAGGGCGGCACCCCGCTCGCCGAGCTGTCCATCGAGAAGCTCGCCCGCACCGCCGGCGTCGGCAAGGCCACCATCTACCGGCGCTGGCCCGGCAAGGAGGAGCTCTTCGTCGACCTGCTCCGCTCCGTGGAGCTCCCGGACCCGGTGCTGCCCGGCACCTCGGTCCGGGACGACCTCGTCACGCTCCTGGAGTCGATCCGGCAGCGGGGCCTCGCCAAGCGGACCTCCGCCCTCCTGCACAACGTGTTCTCGCAGATGCAGCTCTATCCGAAGCTGTGGGACACGTACCACCACACCGTGATCGAGCCGCGCCGCCGCCTCGGCCTGGACGCGGTGCGGCGGGGGATGGAGCGGGGCGAGATCCGCGACGACCTCGACGTCGAGCTCGTCAACGACCTCTTCACGGGCCCCCTGCTCCTCCGTACCGTCATCCGCCCCGGCGGCACCCTGGAGCCCGGCCTCGCCGAGCGGATCGTCGACACCGTCCTCGAAGGCCTGCGCCCCCGCACCTGATCCGGCCCGCACTCGGCCCGCACCCGGCCCGCACCCGATCCTCACCCGACGTGCACCCGACCCGTACGAATGTGCGCGTTCTGTCACAGGGACGCCACCCGCGCCACCTGCAGGAACCCGCCACGCACCAGTCTCGTCCCTGGGGGAGTACGACGGACCCGGGATCGCCTAGTGTCGGCACCGGGTCACGCAAGACGGCAAGGCAGCAGTGAGGACAGTGCGATGGCGCGGGTGGACATGACGGAGACCGAATACGGCGGCGACGGGACCGGGCGTCCCGGTTCCGGATCCCGGTTCCGGACCGCGCTCGACGGCTTCCGGCGCGACCGCGGCATCTGGCGCCGGGGCATCCTGATCGCCGCCACGGCGGTGGCGCTGACCCTCCTGATGGTGTTCCACGCCGAGATCCCCAACACGATCGGCAACCTCGGCAGCCTGACCGAGACGTTCCTGCCGTGGCTGGGCCTCTTCGTCCCCCTGCTGTTCGTCCTCGCCCTGGTGCGCCGCTCCGCCACCGCCCTGATCGCCCTGCTGCTGCCGGCCGTGGTCTGGCTCAATCTCTTCGGCGGCCTCGTCGCCGACAAGTCGACTCCCGGCGGCGACCTGACCGTCGCCACCCACAACGTGAACGCCGACAACCCGGACCCCGAGGGCACCGCCGACAAGCTCGCCGCGTCCGGCGCCGACGTGCTGGCCCTGGAGGAGCTCAAGGGCGACATGGTCCCGACGTACGAGCGGGGCCTCGCGGAGGCGTACCCGTACCACTCCGTCCAGGGCACGGTCGGCCTCTGGAGCAAGCTCCCCCTGCGCGCCGCGCAGCCCGTCGACATCCGGATGGGCTGGACCCGCGCCATGCGCGCCGACGTGGTGACCCCCCAGGGCGAGGTCGCGGTGTACGTCGCCCACCTGCCGTCCGTCCGGGTCAAGCTGAACGCCGGCTTCACCGCCAATCAGCGCGACAACAGCGCCAACGCGCTCGGCGAGGCCATCGCCCGCGACAAGCACGAGCGGATCGTCCTCCTCGGCGACCTCAACGGCACCATGAACGACCGCTCGCTCAACGCCGTCACCTCGCAGCTGCGCTCCACCCAGGGCGCGGCGGGCGACGGCTTCGGCTTCAGCTGGCCGGCCTCGTTCCCGATGGCCCGCATCGACCAGATCATGGTGAGGGGCGTGGAGCCGATGTCGTCCTGGGCGCTGCCGGAGACGAACAGCGACCACCTCCCGATCGCCGCCCGCGTGAAACTCTGAGATCCGGGATCCCGGTCGAAACCTTCCCTTCATCCCCCGGAAGCCACCGGGAAGAATCCACCTGAGAGTCTTTGTTCCGACGAAGAACTATCTTCGGGACACTCCGGAAAGGCTCTCCCCATGCCCCTGGCGCTGCTCGCGCTCGCCGTCTCCGCCTTCGGCATCGGCACGACCGAGTTCGTGATGATGGGCCTCCTGCCCAACGTCGCCGACGACCTCGGCACCTCCGTCCCCACCGCCGGGTACCTCGTCTCGGCGTACGCGATCGGCGTGGTCGTCGGCGCCCCGCTGCTCACGGCCCTCGGCTCCCGGATCCCGCGCAAGCGGATGCTGCTCCTGCTGATGGCCCTGTTCGTCGTCGGCAACCTCGCCTCCGCGCTCGCCCCCGGCTTCGGCTGGCTCGTCGCAGGACGGATCCTCGCCGGGCTGCCGCACGGGGCATTCTTCGGCGTCGGCGCGGTCGTCGCCGCCCGCCTCGTGCCCGAGGACCGGCAGGCGCGGGCGGTGGCCACGATGTTCCTCGGCCTCACCGTCGCCAACATCCTCGGCGTACCGGCCGCGACCCTCCTCGGCCAGCACCTCGGCTGGCGGGCCACCTTCCTCGTCGTCACCGTCATCGGCCTGGTCGCCATGGCGGCGCTCGCCCGCCTCGTCCCGTACGTCCCCCTGGACGAGCGGCAGGGCCTCGGCCGCGAGATGCGCGCCCTCGGCCGCCCGCAGGTGCTGCTCGGCCTGCTCACCGCCGTCTTCGGCTTCGCGGGCGTCTTCGCGGTCTACTCGTACCTCGCCTCGATGACCACCGAGGTGATGGGCTTCGGCGACTCCACCGTCACGATCGTCCTCGCCCTCTTCGGCCTCGGCATGACCGGCGGGGCGCTCGCCGCGGGCCCGCTGACCGACCGGGCGCTCCGCCCGACCCTGTACGGCTCGCTCGCGGCCCTCGTCCTCGCCCTGGTCGCGTTCCGCTTCACCGTCCACGTGCCGTGGCTGGCCCTCGTCACGGTCGTCGTGCTCGGCGCGGTCGGCTTCATGACCACCACCCCGCTCCAGATGCTGGTCATGCGGAAGGCCAAGGACGCCCCTACCCTGGCCTCCGCCTCCAACCACTCCGCCTTCAACCTCGCCAACGCGGGCGGCGCCTGGGCGGGCGGGGCCGCCGTCGCCGCCGGCTGGGGCTGGACCTCCCCGGCCCTCGTCGGCGCGGGCCTCACCGTCGTGGGCCTCGCGATCGCGGCGGTCGCGGGCCTGCTCGACCGCGCCCCCGGTACGGCGGAGGGGGCCTCCCGCGTAGTGGCGGGAAGCCCCCTCGACACCGGCACCGGCACCGGCAGGGCGGTCAGCGGGACGGCGTCGTCTCCCGCCAGCGGTTCGTGATCGGCAGCCGCCGGTCCTTGCCGAAGCCCTTCGCCGAGATCTTGGTGCCCGGCGGGTACTGGCGCCGCTTGTACTCCGCCGCGTCCACCATCCGCAGGGTGCGCGCGACGACCTCCTCGTCGTAGCCGGCCGCCACGATCTCGTCCTTGCCGCGGTCCGCGTCCACGTACAGCGCGAGGATCCCGTCGAGGACGTCGTAGTCCGGCAGCGAGTCCGTGTCCACCTGCCCGGGGCGCAGCTCGGCGCTGGGCGGCTTGGTGATCGAGCTCTCCGGGATCGGCGGGGTCATGCCGCGGTCCTCGGCGGCCCGGTTGCGCCAGCGCGCGAGCCGGAAGACGGTCGACTTGTAGACGTCCTTGACGGGCCCGAACGCGCCGACGGAGTCGCCGTACAGCGTCGAGTAGCCCACCGCCAGCTCGGACTTGTTGCCCGGCGCGAGGACGATGTGCCCCTCCTGGTTGGAGATCGCCATCAGCGTCGTGCCGCGCAGCCGGGACTGGAGGTTCTCCTCGGCGAGACCGGTGAGACCCAGCGACGCCATGTACGCGTCGAACATCGGCTCGATCGACACCGTGCGGTAGTTCAGGCCGGTGCGGCGGGCCAGCTCGGCGGCGTCGCCGCGCGAGTGGTCGGAGGAGTACCGGGACGGCATCGACACGCCGTACACGTTCCCCGCGCCGACCGCGTCGCAGGCGATCGCCGCGACGAGCGCCGAGTCGATGCCGCCGGAGAGACCGATCAGGACCGAGCGGAAGCCGTTCTTCGCGACGTACGCGCGCAGCCCCACGACCAGGGCCGAGTAGACCTCCTCGTCGTCGTCGAGCCGGTGCGCGTATCCGCCCGCGAGCTCCGGCTCGTACGCGGGCAGCGGCTTCTCGGAGAGCACGACCCGGTCGATCCGCAACCCGTCGACGTCGCCGACGACCCCCTCCGGGGCCTCGGGGTCGGCCGCCGGCAGCTCCAGGTCGACGATCACACTGCCCTCGACGAACTGCGGGGCGCGCGCGATCACTTCGCCCGCCGCGTCCACGACGATCGAGTCGCCGTCGAAGACCAGCTCGTCCTGACCGCCCGTCGACGCCAGGTACGCCGTGACGCAGCCGGCCTCGCGGGCCCGCCTGCGGACCAGTTCGAGCCGCGTGTCGTCCTTGTTCCGCTCGTACGGCGAGGCGT
The sequence above is a segment of the Streptomyces sp. NBC_01255 genome. Coding sequences within it:
- a CDS encoding MFS transporter, whose amino-acid sequence is MPLALLALAVSAFGIGTTEFVMMGLLPNVADDLGTSVPTAGYLVSAYAIGVVVGAPLLTALGSRIPRKRMLLLLMALFVVGNLASALAPGFGWLVAGRILAGLPHGAFFGVGAVVAARLVPEDRQARAVATMFLGLTVANILGVPAATLLGQHLGWRATFLVVTVIGLVAMAALARLVPYVPLDERQGLGREMRALGRPQVLLGLLTAVFGFAGVFAVYSYLASMTTEVMGFGDSTVTIVLALFGLGMTGGALAAGPLTDRALRPTLYGSLAALVLALVAFRFTVHVPWLALVTVVVLGAVGFMTTTPLQMLVMRKAKDAPTLASASNHSAFNLANAGGAWAGGAAVAAGWGWTSPALVGAGLTVVGLAIAAVAGLLDRAPGTAEGASRVVAGSPLDTGTGTGRAVSGTASSPASGS
- a CDS encoding endonuclease/exonuclease/phosphatase family protein, coding for MARVDMTETEYGGDGTGRPGSGSRFRTALDGFRRDRGIWRRGILIAATAVALTLLMVFHAEIPNTIGNLGSLTETFLPWLGLFVPLLFVLALVRRSATALIALLLPAVVWLNLFGGLVADKSTPGGDLTVATHNVNADNPDPEGTADKLAASGADVLALEELKGDMVPTYERGLAEAYPYHSVQGTVGLWSKLPLRAAQPVDIRMGWTRAMRADVVTPQGEVAVYVAHLPSVRVKLNAGFTANQRDNSANALGEAIARDKHERIVLLGDLNGTMNDRSLNAVTSQLRSTQGAAGDGFGFSWPASFPMARIDQIMVRGVEPMSSWALPETNSDHLPIAARVKL
- a CDS encoding TetR/AcrR family transcriptional regulator, encoding MSLQDGGTPEPHDDGPRPVDCGGPGPEAGPARRGRPRSEAAEQAIFDAAIALLEGGTPLAELSIEKLARTAGVGKATIYRRWPGKEELFVDLLRSVELPDPVLPGTSVRDDLVTLLESIRQRGLAKRTSALLHNVFSQMQLYPKLWDTYHHTVIEPRRRLGLDAVRRGMERGEIRDDLDVELVNDLFTGPLLLRTVIRPGGTLEPGLAERIVDTVLEGLRPRT
- a CDS encoding NAD+ synthase, with protein sequence MPQLRLALNQIDSTVGDIAGNAEAIVHWTRHAAGQGAHLVAFPEMALTGYPVEDLALRPSFVEASREALRGLARRLADKGFGELPVVVGYLDRSERAEPKLGRPAGSPENAAAVLYRGEVALRFAKHHLPNYGVFDEYRYFVQGDTLPVVRVHGVDVALAICEDLWQEGGRVPAARAARAGLLLSVNASPYERNKDDTRLELVRRRAREAGCVTAYLASTGGQDELVFDGDSIVVDAAGEVIARAPQFVEGSVIVDLELPAADPEAPEGVVGDVDGLRIDRVVLSEKPLPAYEPELAGGYAHRLDDDEEVYSALVVGLRAYVAKNGFRSVLIGLSGGIDSALVAAIACDAVGAGNVYGVSMPSRYSSDHSRGDAAELARRTGLNYRTVSIEPMFDAYMASLGLTGLAEENLQSRLRGTTLMAISNQEGHIVLAPGNKSELAVGYSTLYGDSVGAFGPVKDVYKSTVFRLARWRNRAAEDRGMTPPIPESSITKPPSAELRPGQVDTDSLPDYDVLDGILALYVDADRGKDEIVAAGYDEEVVARTLRMVDAAEYKRRQYPPGTKISAKGFGKDRRLPITNRWRETTPSR